From the genome of Kaistella daneshvariae, one region includes:
- a CDS encoding WD40/YVTN/BNR-like repeat-containing protein — protein MKKFLLCLFTFLNVWSFAQKIEIQTLLNDNISIRALEIWDGKVWYSGTDSKFGYVNLCDSTDKKQVKLFEKNLQFRTLAQNKTDFFAINIESPAYFFKIDKKTMQSEIIYTDSAKNAFYDALFFNGEHFFTFSDPEENLKLKLAQFADAEKFKTNFLHGEVQLKKGEAAFAASNTNIAGFKNTIWIATGGLASRILKLNLKTGKIKVFETPFVQGTSSQGIYSIDFLDGKFGIAVGGDYTKQAENINNIATTKNGGKTWQIQASGKNGGYKTCVKIRPNSKGKDIIAVGDQNIEFSNDYGKTWTTISEEKGLYVCEWINENNLVFAGKNRIIKMKIDIKNK, from the coding sequence ATGAAAAAATTTTTGCTTTGTCTCTTTACTTTTTTGAATGTTTGGAGTTTCGCCCAGAAAATTGAAATCCAAACTTTGCTAAATGATAACATTTCCATCCGTGCTTTGGAAATCTGGGATGGAAAAGTTTGGTATTCCGGCACGGACTCAAAATTTGGATATGTAAATCTCTGCGATTCAACCGATAAAAAACAGGTCAAACTGTTCGAAAAAAATCTTCAGTTCCGCACCTTAGCACAAAATAAAACGGATTTTTTCGCCATTAATATTGAAAGTCCGGCGTACTTTTTTAAGATTGATAAGAAAACTATGCAGTCGGAAATCATTTACACCGATTCTGCAAAAAATGCCTTCTATGACGCCTTATTTTTCAATGGTGAACATTTTTTCACGTTCAGCGATCCGGAAGAAAATTTAAAGCTGAAACTGGCGCAGTTTGCCGATGCTGAAAAATTCAAAACTAATTTCTTGCACGGTGAGGTTCAGCTGAAAAAAGGCGAAGCAGCTTTTGCGGCCAGCAACACTAACATCGCCGGTTTTAAAAATACCATCTGGATTGCGACCGGCGGCTTGGCATCAAGAATTTTAAAATTGAACCTGAAAACAGGAAAAATAAAAGTTTTTGAAACACCTTTTGTGCAGGGAACATCTTCGCAGGGAATATATTCCATCGATTTTTTAGATGGAAAATTCGGCATTGCTGTCGGCGGCGATTACACCAAACAGGCAGAAAATATCAACAACATTGCAACCACAAAAAATGGCGGAAAAACCTGGCAAATTCAGGCTTCCGGAAAAAACGGCGGCTATAAAACCTGCGTGAAAATCCGGCCAAATTCAAAAGGAAAAGACATCATCGCCGTAGGCGACCAAAATATTGAATTTTCTAATGATTACGGAAAAACCTGGACAACCATTTCCGAAGAAAAAGGTTTGTACGTCTGCGAATGGATTAACGAAAATAACCTTGTTTTTGCAGGTAAAAACCGCATTATCAAAATGAAAATCGATATCAAAAACAAGTAA
- a CDS encoding SDR family oxidoreductase — MKDKDISYGALQGKTVVITGGSSGIGRAAAEAFALEGCNVVVAARGRQGLDETVSLCHDLGVVALGVQTDVSDAEQVQNLAQKALQFNGRIDVWVNNAGVMASGKFEEIPIDTTDQVIKTNLLGFVHGAHTVIPIFKKQGEGVLINNVSIGGWMPAPYSTAYSTTKFGIRGMVEGLQGELSNEPNIHVVGLYPGIQRSTGNMHSAKYSGLNFKIPPFSVDPRQLAAQMVEAAKNPQKSIITDGYAKMAKIMYSLFPETIINTASALLRLNMKPEKNTNTDGNVRQPSKDPHRIYGEMSMKLPSKKTQTLMMTAAGVALGFLLVNSVTKNKVPQVK, encoded by the coding sequence ATGAAAGATAAAGACATCAGTTACGGCGCTTTGCAGGGCAAAACAGTGGTTATTACGGGCGGCAGCAGCGGCATTGGGCGCGCGGCTGCGGAAGCTTTCGCTTTGGAAGGCTGCAACGTTGTGGTTGCGGCGCGCGGTAGACAAGGTTTAGACGAAACGGTTTCGCTCTGTCACGATTTAGGTGTCGTGGCACTCGGCGTTCAAACGGATGTTTCCGATGCCGAACAAGTTCAGAATTTAGCACAAAAAGCCTTGCAGTTTAACGGCAGAATTGATGTCTGGGTGAACAATGCCGGCGTCATGGCGAGTGGAAAATTTGAAGAAATCCCCATTGATACCACCGACCAGGTTATTAAAACCAATCTGTTGGGTTTTGTGCACGGCGCGCATACGGTAATCCCGATTTTCAAAAAACAGGGCGAAGGTGTTCTAATAAATAATGTGTCCATCGGCGGTTGGATGCCCGCTCCCTATTCCACCGCGTATTCCACCACAAAATTCGGCATCCGCGGAATGGTGGAAGGACTTCAGGGCGAACTTTCCAATGAACCGAATATTCACGTCGTCGGTTTGTATCCCGGAATCCAGCGTTCTACCGGAAATATGCATTCAGCGAAATACAGTGGTCTCAATTTTAAAATTCCACCTTTTTCCGTAGATCCGCGACAGCTGGCGGCGCAAATGGTGGAAGCGGCCAAGAATCCACAAAAAAGCATTATCACCGATGGTTACGCAAAAATGGCGAAAATCATGTACAGCCTGTTTCCGGAAACCATCATTAATACGGCCTCAGCGCTGTTGCGACTCAATATGAAACCGGAAAAAAACACCAACACCGACGGAAATGTGCGCCAGCCTTCGAAAGATCCACACCGTATCTATGGTGAAATGTCAATGAAATTGCCGTCAAAAAAAACGCAGACTTTAATGATGACCGCCGCGGGAGTAGCGCTCGGATTTTTGCTTGTAAATTCAGTGACAAAAAATAAAGTTCCACAGGTAAAATAG
- the hemN gene encoding oxygen-independent coproporphyrinogen III oxidase: MNALIDKYNIPGPRYTSYPTVPFWDDASFSGDLWQQSVIKTFNETNDTEGISLYIHLPFCEQLCTFCACHKRITKQHSVETPYLESVLKEWDLYVKLFGRTPKLKELHLGGGTPTFFSPANLRILLEGIFAKAEIAEHPEFSFEGHPNNTTREHLQTLYDLGFRRASFGVQDYDPKVQKAINRIQPFENVKNVTEMAREIGYRSISHDLVFGLPFHTWEKMEFTIRKTLELKPDRLAFYSYAHVPWIKGVGQRGFDENDLPSGEEKRKLYTNGKKLLEELGYIEVGMDHFALPHDDLYQSMISGNIHRNFMGYTSSKTKLMVGLGMSAISDSWYAFAQSNKTVEEYQKIVEEGIIPVVKGHVLNEEDLIIRKHILNLMCRLETSWDVQNSFPEIENSLKALEEMEADGLVEISNNSIKITEKGRAFTRNVAMTFDLRMLRNKPETRIFSMTI; encoded by the coding sequence ATGAACGCTTTAATCGATAAATATAATATTCCAGGCCCGCGTTACACCTCTTATCCAACCGTTCCGTTTTGGGACGATGCGAGTTTTAGCGGCGATTTGTGGCAGCAATCTGTCATTAAAACCTTTAACGAAACCAACGATACTGAAGGTATCTCACTTTATATTCACCTGCCTTTTTGTGAGCAGTTATGCACGTTTTGCGCGTGTCATAAAAGAATTACCAAACAGCATTCCGTAGAAACACCGTATCTGGAATCGGTCTTAAAAGAATGGGATTTATATGTAAAACTGTTCGGCAGAACGCCGAAATTAAAAGAGCTTCACCTCGGCGGCGGAACACCGACTTTTTTCTCGCCTGCAAACCTCAGAATTTTGCTTGAAGGTATTTTTGCAAAAGCAGAAATCGCCGAGCATCCTGAATTTTCATTCGAAGGTCATCCAAACAACACCACGCGCGAACATTTACAGACTTTGTATGATCTTGGTTTCCGCCGTGCAAGTTTTGGTGTGCAGGATTATGACCCGAAAGTTCAAAAAGCTATTAACCGCATTCAGCCTTTTGAAAATGTGAAAAATGTAACTGAAATGGCCAGAGAAATTGGCTACAGAAGCATTTCTCACGATTTGGTTTTTGGTTTGCCTTTCCACACCTGGGAAAAAATGGAATTTACCATTCGCAAAACCTTGGAATTAAAGCCGGATCGTCTGGCGTTTTATTCCTACGCGCACGTGCCGTGGATTAAAGGGGTGGGACAAAGAGGTTTTGATGAAAACGACCTGCCAAGCGGCGAAGAAAAAAGAAAACTGTACACCAACGGAAAAAAACTCCTCGAAGAATTGGGTTACATCGAAGTTGGGATGGACCATTTCGCTTTGCCGCACGATGATTTGTACCAATCCATGATTTCCGGCAATATTCACCGAAATTTTATGGGTTACACTTCCAGCAAAACCAAATTGATGGTCGGTCTGGGAATGTCCGCGATTTCCGATTCCTGGTACGCCTTTGCACAAAGCAATAAAACGGTGGAAGAATACCAGAAAATTGTGGAAGAAGGCATTATTCCTGTGGTGAAAGGTCACGTTTTGAATGAAGAAGACCTCATTATCAGAAAACATATTTTGAACCTCATGTGCCGTCTGGAAACTTCCTGGGATGTGCAAAACAGCTTCCCGGAAATTGAAAATTCTCTGAAAGCTTTAGAAGAAATGGAAGCGGATGGATTGGTGGAAATTTCCAATAACTCAATAAAAATCACCGAAAAAGGGCGCGCATTTACGCGAAATGTCGCCATGACTTTTGACCTACGGATGCTTCGGAATAAACCCGAAACCCGGATTTTTTCGATGACGATATAA
- the secD gene encoding protein translocase subunit SecD: protein MQGKGLITLVAIILGLICLNELLPTWYAGKIERQATALAGGDPVKYQKEIARLSKDTLNLGFTKLYYSKAKEKEMKLGLDLKGGINVLLEINQRDLVNNLTDYSANPILLEALDRTDKVQKNSTKSYIDNFFIEFDAVNKEKGTNLKLADPEIFGNTNLTEIKYNSTDEEVKNVVRKKISAAEAAAYEIIRTRIDKMGVTQPNVQRVPGTGRISVEMPGSKDIDRVKKMLATSAKLQFWEVQTVQEAIPYLQQLSTVVPLKADSIGVPKNTDLMSMLQLNTLRSSGVGNVKLSDTAAVNKILNSTVAKDLRPANIKYTQFMWGYKPESNDPNNLTLYAIRGNINQKAPVDGAVESARVNYDEMGRVVVDMQMDSKGSKDWKAMTAKNVNKSVAVTLDNVVYTAPNVVNEIPNGRTQISGNFSQEEAQDLVNVLGAGKLPASAKVVQADVVGPSLGAESINAGMLSFVIAFIIIIAYIIFYYGGAGVYAVIAMVINLFYIFGIMDSVDATLTLPGIAGIVLSMAMAVDTNVIIYERTKEELFAGKSILEAYKDGFKHALSAIIDGHSTTILTAVVLYIFGTGPIKGFAVTLIIGILMTFFTSVLLSRVMIFSRLNKGKGLSVWTAPTKNLFRNVWIDFIGKRKYAYMISAFLTVASLISIAVNGFKYGIDFTGGRNYVVKFDKPIDATKAEESLTKLFATADGKNSAVEAKTFGSGNQLKISTDYLIDDESLKADQTIEQKLYEGLKADLPANLTLQQFKSANEDHAGIVSSTKVGPTVADDIKTGGIFAVTAALAGIFLYILLRFSKWQFSLGAVAGLAHDAIIILGVYSLLHKYMPFNMEINQDFIAAVLTVLGYSINDTVIVFDRIREYLREKKSTTLAGLFDDSISSTLGRTFNTSFTTILVILAIFIFGGENLRGFMFALLIGIAFGTYSSIFISSAIAYDFLRGKGKEPEEKLHGRTSVDVEVIDKRTKK from the coding sequence ATGCAAGGAAAAGGACTTATTACGCTGGTTGCGATTATTCTGGGACTTATTTGTCTTAATGAATTGTTACCAACATGGTATGCTGGTAAAATCGAAAGGCAGGCAACTGCACTGGCTGGCGGTGACCCTGTAAAATATCAGAAAGAAATAGCCCGTCTTTCTAAAGACACGCTGAACCTGGGTTTTACAAAATTGTATTATTCCAAGGCTAAGGAGAAAGAAATGAAGCTTGGTCTGGATTTGAAAGGTGGTATTAACGTGCTGTTGGAAATTAACCAAAGAGATTTGGTGAATAACTTAACGGACTATTCAGCCAATCCAATTCTTCTGGAAGCCCTGGACCGAACTGATAAAGTGCAGAAAAATTCAACCAAAAGTTATATCGATAATTTCTTTATTGAATTTGATGCGGTAAATAAAGAAAAAGGCACCAACCTGAAATTGGCGGACCCGGAAATTTTCGGAAATACCAATCTTACCGAAATTAAATACAACTCTACCGACGAAGAGGTAAAAAATGTGGTACGGAAAAAAATCAGTGCTGCTGAAGCTGCGGCTTATGAAATAATCCGAACCCGTATCGACAAAATGGGCGTTACGCAGCCAAACGTGCAGCGTGTACCCGGAACCGGAAGAATTTCTGTGGAAATGCCGGGAAGTAAAGATATTGACCGTGTAAAGAAAATGCTGGCGACGTCTGCAAAACTTCAGTTCTGGGAAGTGCAAACCGTTCAGGAAGCGATTCCGTATTTACAGCAATTATCAACTGTAGTTCCGTTAAAAGCAGATTCTATCGGCGTTCCGAAAAATACCGATTTGATGAGCATGCTTCAGCTGAACACTTTGCGTTCCAGCGGAGTTGGTAACGTAAAATTATCTGATACTGCAGCAGTAAATAAAATTTTAAATTCAACAGTTGCGAAAGATCTTCGTCCGGCGAACATCAAGTATACCCAGTTTATGTGGGGCTATAAACCGGAATCCAACGATCCAAATAACTTAACGCTTTATGCGATCCGTGGAAATATCAACCAGAAAGCTCCGGTTGATGGCGCGGTAGAATCTGCACGTGTAAACTACGACGAAATGGGAAGAGTAGTGGTAGACATGCAGATGGACTCTAAAGGATCCAAAGACTGGAAAGCCATGACTGCGAAAAACGTGAACAAATCGGTTGCCGTTACTTTGGATAATGTGGTGTACACCGCGCCAAACGTAGTGAACGAAATTCCGAATGGAAGAACCCAAATTTCAGGAAATTTCTCTCAGGAGGAAGCTCAGGATTTGGTTAACGTTTTAGGCGCCGGGAAACTTCCTGCGAGCGCGAAAGTGGTTCAGGCAGATGTTGTAGGTCCGTCATTAGGTGCGGAATCCATTAACGCAGGTATGCTTTCGTTCGTTATTGCTTTCATCATCATTATTGCGTATATCATTTTCTACTATGGTGGAGCGGGTGTTTATGCGGTAATCGCGATGGTAATCAACCTTTTCTACATCTTCGGAATCATGGATTCTGTGGATGCGACTTTAACCTTGCCTGGTATCGCGGGTATCGTACTTTCCATGGCAATGGCGGTGGATACCAACGTAATTATTTATGAAAGAACCAAAGAAGAACTTTTCGCAGGAAAAAGTATCTTAGAAGCATATAAAGACGGTTTCAAGCACGCGCTTTCCGCCATTATCGATGGTCACTCGACTACGATTCTTACTGCGGTAGTGTTGTACATTTTTGGTACAGGACCGATTAAAGGATTTGCGGTAACGTTGATTATCGGTATTTTGATGACTTTCTTTACTTCTGTTTTGTTATCCAGAGTAATGATTTTCTCCCGTTTGAACAAAGGTAAAGGCCTTTCAGTTTGGACAGCGCCAACTAAAAATTTATTCAGAAATGTGTGGATTGATTTTATTGGAAAAAGAAAATATGCCTACATGATTTCAGCTTTCCTTACCGTAGCGAGTTTAATTTCCATCGCGGTAAATGGCTTTAAATATGGTATTGATTTCACCGGTGGTAGAAACTACGTGGTGAAATTTGACAAACCAATTGATGCCACGAAAGCGGAAGAATCTTTAACCAAATTATTTGCCACTGCAGACGGTAAAAATTCCGCAGTAGAGGCGAAAACTTTTGGTAGCGGAAATCAGTTGAAAATTTCTACCGATTATCTTATTGATGATGAATCCTTGAAAGCCGATCAAACCATCGAACAAAAATTGTATGAAGGTTTGAAGGCAGACTTGCCGGCAAATTTAACTCTACAACAGTTTAAGTCAGCAAATGAAGATCACGCAGGAATCGTTTCATCGACGAAAGTTGGTCCTACGGTAGCTGATGATATTAAAACCGGTGGTATTTTTGCAGTTACGGCAGCTTTAGCGGGTATTTTCCTTTACATCTTGCTGAGGTTCAGCAAATGGCAATTCTCTCTTGGCGCAGTTGCCGGTTTGGCGCATGATGCAATTATCATTCTCGGAGTTTATTCCTTGCTTCATAAATATATGCCGTTCAATATGGAAATTAATCAGGATTTCATTGCAGCCGTCCTTACGGTGCTCGGATATTCGATTAATGATACGGTAATTGTATTTGACAGAATCCGGGAGTATTTAAGAGAGAAAAAATCTACCACTTTAGCTGGTTTATTTGATGATTCAATTTCCAGCACATTAGGTAGAACTTTCAATACCTCATTTACCACTATTTTGGTGATTTTAGCCATCTTTATTTTCGGTGGTGAAAACCTTCGCGGATTTATGTTCGCATTGTTAATCGGGATTGCTTTTGGTACTTACTCTTCGATCTTTATCTCTTCAGCAATCGCTTATGATTTCTTAAGAGGAAAAGGAAAAGAGCCGGAAGAAAAACTACACGGCAGAACTTCCGTTGATGTAGAAGTTATCGACAAGCGAACTAAAAAATAG
- the rlmF gene encoding 23S rRNA (adenine(1618)-N(6))-methyltransferase RlmF, with protein MSEKNLPEKQRLHPRNKNREKYDLEALLKVQPDLEKHIKPNKYGEKSVDFANPAAVKILNKALLHHYYGIENWDFPDENLTPPIPGRADYIHFMADLLVQSNFGTMPEGEKITCLDIGVGASAIYPIIGVAEYDWNFIGSDIDEKSLDSARKIVDENPKLKDKITLRFQKDSHQIFKGIIENEEKIDLTFCNPPFHASNEEAEKGSRRKVQNLVKKQVKKAELNFSGLQSELIYEGGEAAFIHKMMAESKEFSENCYWFSTLVSKQSNLKGIYKTLNDLEALGLKTIPLGTGNKSSRIIAWTFLSKEDQKNWRETRWRSKK; from the coding sequence ATGTCAGAAAAAAACCTTCCCGAAAAACAACGCCTTCACCCTCGAAATAAAAACCGCGAGAAATATGATCTGGAAGCTTTGCTGAAAGTTCAGCCCGATTTGGAAAAGCATATAAAACCAAATAAATACGGCGAAAAATCGGTGGATTTTGCCAACCCAGCCGCGGTGAAAATTTTAAATAAAGCGCTGCTTCACCATTATTATGGCATTGAAAACTGGGATTTTCCGGATGAAAATCTCACGCCGCCAATCCCCGGGCGCGCGGATTATATCCATTTTATGGCAGATTTGCTGGTTCAAAGCAATTTCGGGACGATGCCCGAAGGTGAAAAAATTACCTGTCTGGATATCGGCGTTGGAGCGAGCGCGATATATCCGATCATTGGTGTTGCGGAATATGATTGGAATTTCATCGGTTCAGATATTGATGAAAAATCCCTCGATTCAGCAAGGAAAATTGTGGATGAAAATCCAAAGCTGAAAGATAAAATCACTCTTCGGTTTCAGAAAGATTCGCATCAGATTTTTAAAGGCATTATCGAAAATGAAGAAAAAATCGATTTGACTTTCTGCAATCCGCCATTTCACGCATCGAATGAAGAAGCAGAAAAAGGTTCGCGCCGAAAAGTGCAAAATTTGGTCAAAAAGCAGGTAAAAAAAGCAGAGCTAAATTTTTCCGGACTTCAGAGCGAGCTGATTTACGAAGGCGGCGAAGCAGCTTTCATTCACAAAATGATGGCCGAGAGTAAGGAATTTTCGGAAAACTGCTATTGGTTTTCAACTTTAGTTTCAAAACAATCCAACCTGAAAGGAATTTATAAAACTTTAAATGACCTGGAAGCGCTTGGTTTGAAAACCATTCCGCTGGGCACCGGAAACAAATCCAGCCGCATTATCGCCTGGACTTTTCTTTCCAAAGAAGACCAGAAAAACTGGCGCGAAACACGCTGGCGCTCAAAAAAATAA
- a CDS encoding TCR/Tet family MFS transporter — protein sequence MQKKQKSAAVGFIFITLIIDITGWGIVIPVVPKLIQELIHNPDLSVASQYGGWLSFAYAGTQFIFASILGGLSDKFGRRPIILFSLLGFSLNFLIQALAPTIFWLFVGRIFSAVTGASITTASAYIADVSTEKDRAKNFGLIGAAFGIGFIVGPVIGGFLGQYGARVPFYAASILCLVNFLYGWFILPESLEKKDRREFNWRRANPVGSLLQLRKHPEILGLILILVFVYIAGHAVQTNWTFFTMYKFGWTEKIVGLSLGAVGFMAALVQGYLIRFIQPKLGNERTIIYGLSLYAIGMILFAFASESWMMFAVLIPYGLGGIAGPALQSVISAQVPKNEQGELQGALASLVSFTAIIGPPLMTNTFYYFTHDDAPFKFAGAPFFLGFVLMSTSVVLVYFLFERKNRL from the coding sequence ATGCAAAAAAAACAGAAATCTGCTGCCGTTGGTTTTATATTTATCACCCTGATTATCGATATCACAGGTTGGGGAATTGTAATTCCCGTGGTCCCGAAACTGATTCAGGAACTCATCCACAATCCCGATCTCAGCGTGGCTTCGCAATACGGTGGTTGGCTAAGTTTCGCCTACGCCGGAACACAGTTTATTTTTGCTTCAATATTAGGCGGATTAAGTGATAAATTTGGTCGGAGGCCGATTATTTTATTTTCTCTTCTGGGATTTTCTTTAAACTTTTTAATTCAGGCATTAGCGCCTACCATTTTTTGGCTCTTTGTCGGCCGAATTTTTTCCGCCGTCACCGGCGCCAGCATTACCACGGCGAGTGCTTATATTGCTGATGTATCCACGGAAAAAGACCGAGCGAAAAATTTCGGTTTAATCGGTGCCGCTTTTGGAATTGGTTTTATCGTGGGGCCCGTAATCGGCGGTTTTCTTGGGCAATACGGCGCGCGCGTTCCGTTTTACGCAGCTTCAATTTTGTGCCTTGTCAATTTCTTATACGGCTGGTTTATTTTACCCGAAAGTTTAGAAAAGAAAGACCGCCGCGAGTTCAACTGGCGCCGCGCAAATCCTGTCGGTTCGCTCTTGCAGCTGCGGAAACATCCGGAAATACTGGGTTTAATTTTAATTTTGGTTTTCGTGTACATCGCCGGACACGCGGTTCAAACCAACTGGACATTTTTCACCATGTATAAATTCGGCTGGACGGAAAAAATTGTGGGACTTTCTCTTGGCGCGGTTGGTTTTATGGCGGCGCTGGTTCAAGGCTATTTGATTCGCTTTATTCAGCCCAAATTAGGCAATGAACGCACCATAATTTACGGTTTGTCGCTCTACGCCATCGGTATGATTCTTTTTGCTTTTGCCAGCGAAAGCTGGATGATGTTCGCGGTTTTAATTCCATATGGTTTGGGTGGTATCGCCGGCCCCGCGTTGCAATCCGTGATTTCTGCACAGGTTCCGAAAAACGAACAGGGCGAGCTGCAAGGTGCATTGGCGAGTTTGGTGAGTTTCACCGCGATTATTGGTCCGCCATTAATGACGAATACTTTCTATTATTTCACCCACGATGATGCGCCATTTAAATTTGCTGGCGCGCCTTTTTTCCTCGGATTTGTATTGATGTCAACCAGCGTGGTTTTGGTTTATTTTCTTTTTGAAAGAAAAAATAGGCTTTAA
- a CDS encoding pyridoxal phosphate-dependent decarboxylase family protein produces METKDILLQLRQLSAQSQLLETPEIERAEMFNEVSLYANHFIGGLSKVKAFQDKDAESLEITNQKRSLPELLDLYQKQVAETGINAASGKHLGYIPGGGVFSAALADFIAATTNPYASVYYASPGAATLENEVVNWLKKLFSFPENSVGCLSSGGSISTLIAFTAARDYHQVKNELITKNVVYLSEQVHHSTQKALRIIGLEDVVIRYVELDSEHKMKPDSLEEQIKKDLAAGLQPFMVVATAGTTDTGAIDPLDHIAEIAKSNKMWFHVDAAYGGFFIMTSKKELFKGIEKADSLIVDPHKGLFLPYGVGAVLIKNSAAVLHSNYYTANYMQDGANEEMLKSPANISPELTKHFRGLRVWLPLQLHGVEPFIACLEEKLLLVQYFRNQLADRGFCLGPEPDLSVSYFWFPFENDAEAKNKKLMQEIHADGSVFLSSSVIDNRFVIRMAILAFRTKKEIIDEAVEMIERCLEKVK; encoded by the coding sequence ATGGAGACGAAAGATATATTATTACAATTAAGGCAATTAAGCGCGCAAAGTCAGCTGCTGGAAACTCCGGAAATTGAGCGCGCAGAAATGTTTAATGAAGTTTCGCTTTATGCCAACCATTTCATAGGAGGACTTTCAAAAGTAAAAGCTTTTCAGGACAAAGACGCCGAATCGCTCGAAATAACCAACCAAAAAAGATCGCTGCCGGAACTTTTGGATTTATACCAAAAGCAGGTTGCAGAAACGGGTATTAATGCAGCTTCGGGGAAACATTTGGGTTATATTCCCGGTGGTGGCGTTTTCAGCGCGGCGCTTGCAGATTTTATTGCCGCGACGACCAATCCGTATGCCAGCGTTTATTATGCGTCGCCAGGCGCTGCAACACTGGAAAACGAAGTCGTCAACTGGTTGAAAAAGCTGTTTTCTTTCCCGGAAAATTCTGTGGGCTGCTTATCGTCCGGCGGTTCAATTTCAACATTGATTGCTTTTACCGCAGCGCGTGATTATCATCAGGTTAAAAATGAACTCATCACAAAAAATGTGGTTTACCTTAGTGAGCAGGTTCATCATTCCACCCAAAAAGCTTTGCGCATCATCGGTTTGGAAGATGTTGTGATTCGCTATGTCGAACTCGACAGCGAACATAAGATGAAACCTGATTCGCTGGAAGAACAAATTAAAAAAGATTTGGCGGCCGGACTTCAACCGTTTATGGTGGTTGCAACTGCCGGAACGACCGATACAGGTGCCATCGATCCATTAGACCACATCGCGGAAATTGCTAAAAGCAACAAAATGTGGTTTCATGTGGATGCGGCTTACGGCGGGTTTTTCATTATGACTTCCAAAAAAGAACTTTTCAAAGGCATCGAAAAAGCAGATTCGCTGATTGTCGATCCACACAAAGGTTTGTTTTTGCCCTATGGCGTAGGCGCGGTGCTCATCAAAAACAGTGCGGCGGTTTTGCATTCAAACTACTACACGGCAAATTATATGCAGGACGGCGCTAATGAAGAAATGCTGAAAAGTCCCGCCAATATTTCCCCTGAACTTACCAAACATTTCCGCGGCTTGCGTGTGTGGCTGCCGTTGCAGCTTCACGGTGTGGAACCGTTTATCGCGTGTCTGGAAGAGAAATTGTTGCTCGTTCAGTATTTCAGAAATCAGCTTGCGGATAGAGGTTTTTGCCTCGGTCCGGAGCCGGATTTGTCGGTAAGTTATTTCTGGTTTCCGTTTGAAAACGATGCAGAGGCGAAAAATAAAAAGCTCATGCAGGAAATTCACGCGGACGGTTCGGTTTTCCTGAGTTCTTCGGTCATCGATAATCGGTTTGTTATTCGAATGGCGATCCTGGCTTTCCGGACCAAAAAAGAAATCATCGATGAAGCCGTAGAAATGATTGAAAGATGTCTGGAAAAAGTGAAGTAA